The following coding sequences are from one Beggiatoa alba B18LD window:
- the sthA gene encoding Si-specific NAD(P)(+) transhydrogenase yields MVLKHYDVIVIGSGPGGEGAAIKAAKAGKSVALIEKHKIGGNCTHWGTIPSKSLRHAMQRLVEFKSNPLFEHVSHRLNIQYPDLLHSAASVIDRQVRMRQGFYDRNHVDIIYGHARFIDQNIIEVIEEDGSVGKQYRGDSFVIATGSRPYRPRDVDFSHPRVCDSDTILQLKQTPNSITIYGAGVIGCEYASIFRGLGVKVNLINTREKLLAFLDDEIIDALAYHLRERGIIIRHNEEYSSVEATDESVTLHLKSGKAIRSDLLLWANGRTGNSQNMGLEEIGIAPNRRGQLDVNEKYQTALPHIYAVGDIVGYPSLASAAYDQGRFAGTELVDGFCEYHLVANIPTGIYTAPEISSVGKTEKELTEEKVPYEVGHSFFRSLARAQITGQTVGMLKILFHRDTLAILGIHCFGAEASEIIHIGQAVMAQKGEANSVLYFANTTFNYPTMAEAYRVAALNGLNRL; encoded by the coding sequence ATGGTTTTAAAACATTATGATGTCATCGTCATTGGGAGCGGGCCTGGCGGAGAAGGAGCGGCAATTAAAGCCGCAAAAGCAGGTAAATCCGTTGCTTTGATTGAAAAACACAAAATCGGCGGCAACTGTACCCATTGGGGCACAATTCCCAGTAAATCCCTCCGCCACGCCATGCAACGCTTGGTTGAATTTAAATCAAATCCTTTATTTGAACACGTTTCTCACCGCTTAAATATTCAATATCCTGATTTACTCCACAGTGCTGCCAGCGTTATCGACCGTCAAGTGCGGATGCGTCAAGGCTTTTATGACCGCAACCACGTCGATATTATTTACGGTCATGCCCGTTTTATCGACCAAAACATTATAGAAGTCATAGAAGAAGATGGCAGTGTTGGAAAACAATATCGCGGGGATAGCTTTGTCATTGCCACAGGCTCACGCCCCTATCGCCCCCGCGATGTTGATTTTTCACACCCGCGCGTTTGCGACAGCGATACGATACTACAATTAAAGCAAACACCCAATTCTATTACTATTTATGGTGCTGGGGTTATCGGTTGCGAATATGCATCCATCTTTCGCGGACTCGGTGTTAAAGTAAACCTAATTAACACCCGTGAAAAATTACTTGCCTTTTTAGATGACGAAATCATCGACGCATTGGCTTATCATTTGCGCGAACGCGGTATTATCATTCGTCATAATGAAGAATATTCTTCTGTTGAAGCCACTGATGAATCCGTCACCTTACATCTTAAATCAGGCAAAGCCATTCGCAGTGATTTATTACTCTGGGCAAACGGACGCACAGGGAATTCCCAAAATATGGGATTAGAAGAAATAGGCATTGCACCTAACCGCCGTGGGCAATTAGACGTTAATGAAAAATATCAAACCGCACTCCCACATATTTACGCGGTTGGTGATATTGTTGGCTATCCTAGCCTTGCCAGTGCTGCCTACGACCAAGGACGTTTTGCAGGCACAGAATTAGTTGATGGATTCTGTGAATATCACCTTGTCGCCAATATCCCCACAGGGATTTATACCGCGCCAGAAATCAGCTCCGTTGGTAAAACAGAAAAAGAATTAACCGAAGAGAAAGTACCTTATGAAGTCGGTCATTCCTTTTTCCGCAGTCTTGCCCGTGCGCAAATCACAGGGCAAACCGTCGGCATGTTAAAAATTCTGTTCCACCGCGATACCCTCGCCATTCTTGGCATCCATTGTTTTGGTGCAGAAGCATCAGAAATTATTCACATTGGTCAAGCAGTGATGGCACAAAAAGGCGAAGCTAATTCAGTACTTTACTTTGCTAATACCACATTTAACTATCCGACAATGGCAGAAGCCTATCGTGTCGCGGCACTGAACGGGTTAAATCGTTTATGA
- a CDS encoding transposase: protein MKNTCLASRQSKGFCFYKATNGIKRHLAVDSLGLPLFTRCTKANINDDLGLIELFKENIDYFRNKPLEMPKTTILLDNGYHPVRIQEALEKIYPDILSKIQFELSPKPNKQEKLAQGKTGFVPVKARWVVERSNAWVERCKSLVKNFERTLENANAKLKLCFIRLMIKRIASF, encoded by the coding sequence GTGAAAAATACTTGTCTGGCGAGTCGTCAAAGTAAAGGCTTCTGCTTTTACAAAGCTACCAATGGAATTAAAAGACACTTAGCCGTTGATAGTTTAGGCTTGCCCTTGTTTACACGCTGTACAAAAGCCAATATCAATGATGACTTAGGATTGATTGAGCTGTTCAAGGAGAATATCGATTACTTCAGGAACAAACCTTTAGAGATGCCTAAAACGACAATTCTCTTGGATAATGGCTATCATCCTGTGCGTATTCAGGAAGCGTTAGAAAAAATTTATCCTGATATTCTGAGTAAAATCCAGTTTGAGTTATCTCCCAAGCCCAATAAGCAAGAAAAGTTAGCACAAGGTAAGACAGGCTTTGTACCTGTTAAAGCAAGATGGGTAGTAGAACGTTCTAATGCTTGGGTTGAGCGATGTAAGTCCTTAGTTAAGAACTTTGAACGGACTCTTGAGAATGCTAACGCTAAACTGAAACTGTGTTTTATCAGACTCATGATTAAACGAATCGCTTCTTTTTAA
- a CDS encoding acyl CoA:acetate/3-ketoacid CoA transferase produces MRNKIMTALEAVKLIKDGDTLATSGFVGTGFAEELAIALEKRFLETAEPKQLTLVYAAGQGDGQSRGLNHLGHEGLIKRVIGGHWGLVPALGTLARQNRIEAYNLPQGVITHLYRDIAAHKPGTITHVGLHTFVDPRVEGGKINSKTTEDIIEVVNLAGKEYLFYKAFPIHVAFLRGTTADEQGNISMEHEALVLESLAIAQAVKNSGGVVIVQVKRLTARHMLSPQLIKIPSILVDCVVVAQAENHPQTFGEYYNPNYTGETRTIADGLPILHLDARKVMARRAAFELQENAIVNLGIGTPEGIASVAYEEAILHSFTMTIEPGGIGGIPAAGLSFGAVADADAIIDQPAQFDFYDGGGLDQAFLGMAQADKFGNVNVSRFASRMTGAGGFINISQNAKQVFFMGTFTSGDQEFFIENGHIQIFCEGTQRKFVEHVHHLTFNGQYALRKGQKVLYITERAVFQLTTEGMLLIEIAPDIDLSKDILANMDFVPLISPNLRRMDECLFKAIPMGLKQRLLN; encoded by the coding sequence ATGCGTAATAAAATCATGACCGCACTCGAGGCGGTAAAACTCATCAAGGATGGAGACACATTGGCAACAAGCGGTTTTGTCGGTACTGGATTTGCCGAAGAGCTTGCAATTGCGTTGGAAAAACGTTTTTTAGAAACAGCTGAACCGAAACAGCTAACCCTTGTCTATGCCGCAGGGCAAGGCGACGGACAAAGTCGTGGTTTAAATCATTTAGGACATGAAGGATTGATTAAACGGGTTATTGGCGGACATTGGGGCTTAGTGCCTGCGTTGGGTACATTAGCTCGTCAAAATCGAATTGAAGCGTATAACCTGCCACAAGGTGTCATTACTCACTTATATCGAGATATTGCTGCCCATAAACCAGGCACGATTACCCATGTTGGACTACATACGTTTGTCGACCCACGTGTTGAGGGCGGGAAAATTAACAGTAAAACCACAGAAGATATTATCGAAGTCGTTAATTTAGCAGGGAAAGAATATCTTTTTTATAAAGCCTTTCCGATACATGTCGCCTTTTTACGGGGTACGACAGCGGATGAACAAGGCAATATTTCTATGGAGCATGAAGCCCTTGTCTTGGAAAGTTTAGCGATTGCGCAGGCGGTTAAAAACTCAGGTGGTGTCGTTATTGTCCAAGTTAAACGGCTCACTGCACGTCATATGTTAAGCCCACAACTGATTAAAATTCCAAGTATTTTGGTTGATTGTGTGGTCGTTGCTCAAGCAGAAAACCATCCGCAAACGTTTGGCGAGTATTACAACCCAAACTATACGGGAGAAACTCGTACTATTGCGGATGGGTTGCCCATTTTACACTTAGATGCACGTAAAGTGATGGCACGTCGTGCGGCGTTTGAGTTACAAGAAAATGCTATCGTTAATTTAGGCATTGGAACACCTGAAGGGATTGCATCGGTTGCTTATGAAGAAGCGATTTTGCACTCTTTCACCATGACCATAGAACCTGGAGGCATTGGGGGCATTCCAGCGGCGGGCTTGAGTTTTGGCGCGGTTGCAGATGCAGATGCGATTATCGACCAACCTGCACAATTTGATTTTTATGACGGTGGGGGCTTAGACCAAGCTTTTTTAGGCATGGCACAAGCGGATAAATTTGGCAACGTCAACGTTAGCCGATTTGCCTCACGCATGACAGGCGCGGGTGGTTTTATTAATATCAGTCAAAACGCGAAACAAGTCTTTTTTATGGGAACATTTACCTCAGGCGACCAAGAATTTTTTATTGAAAATGGACACATCCAAATTTTTTGCGAAGGGACACAGCGAAAATTTGTCGAGCATGTGCATCATCTGACATTTAACGGACAATATGCCCTGCGTAAAGGGCAGAAAGTGTTATATATCACCGAACGTGCTGTTTTTCAGCTAACGACAGAAGGGATGTTATTAATAGAAATCGCGCCCGATATCGACCTTAGTAAAGATATTCTTGCCAATATGGATTTTGTCCCGTTAATTTCTCCCAATTTACGCCGTATGGATGAGTGCCTTTTTAAAGCAATACCAATGGGGTTAAAACAACGGTTGTTGAATTAG
- a CDS encoding FimV/HubP family polar landmark protein: MTRKLPLALALSSILFSTNANALGLSNIDVTSHLNEPFKAKINVLSIPKLDNNKDSLVATLASAEAFRRAGIERPYVLNELRFEIEPTDATQAVIHIRTNQPVKEPFLNFLVEVKWPSGRILREYTALLDPPLYEPKIASAQPPATVGAMSANKTTLLRPTGKASNSSSSSKRGTVTGGEYRTTSGDTLSSIASRTLPSNTSLRQHMNSIYDANPDAFIAGNMNRLKAGQVLRVPDFDGTLKPAEVNRAVASAASTSRPAATQKKPEKAPESALKAAAAQTGPKLTDEPSVRIAGLEQGNNAQAGNPSKSAELETLRTSLARVEEENLRLSNENKTLKEDLQKNNDLIVTMKKQLDELNTLIKLQNEQLATLQTQLSQPVKPVDSAAATTSAGTLPTVKTTTTATTTVEPTNTTATTSPTEVNPTTPTSNLPVETTVNKPTVATPVDSSTLQAGTQPTGTLPTETTVTAKPTETTTIVPNDTTATTATPDNTATTTPTTEPVTNTPTAEAGADANKTAETTSTAETATTPSTATDEAVEPTGILDIVEETIPGGLMTLGGIGGGLLLLGGGAFLLSRRRKAKEQEEEDIRQELERLKAEEQDNTDDTETLTTAKAADDAVEEDISALMQQISNEDSTSGVLNDELFEEVDVYIAYERYDQAEDLLRNALAEDPTQQEYRMKLLEVLTAAKKVDAFETEARILHDATGGKGVLWERTQALWQDLDTNRELFADSPASTSKAGVAAAAIGGAALGAGLMATSGNDDDLDFDLDMGADDTASLDTGSDDLDLDMGNDDLSLDMGADDTASLDMGNDDLSLDMSGDELNSLSLDDDTQLSLGNDDLEMDAGNFSLDNDLGLDSTDLNSDLGDLDLESDDIGDKFNLAQMYRDMEDNDTARNILSEILAEGNAEQKQKAQTMMEEIS; encoded by the coding sequence ATGACGCGCAAACTACCGTTAGCCTTAGCTTTATCAAGCATACTATTCAGCACTAACGCCAACGCATTGGGATTGAGTAATATTGATGTTACTTCCCATCTCAATGAACCGTTTAAAGCCAAGATTAACGTATTATCTATTCCAAAATTAGATAATAACAAAGATAGTCTTGTAGCTACTTTAGCTTCTGCGGAAGCCTTCCGTCGGGCAGGTATTGAACGCCCCTACGTATTGAATGAATTACGGTTTGAAATAGAACCAACGGATGCGACGCAAGCCGTTATTCACATCAGGACGAATCAACCCGTTAAAGAGCCATTTCTAAACTTTTTAGTTGAAGTTAAATGGCCTAGTGGGCGTATTCTTCGTGAATATACCGCCTTATTAGACCCGCCTTTATACGAACCTAAAATTGCCAGTGCACAACCACCAGCAACGGTTGGAGCCATGAGTGCCAATAAGACAACCTTATTGCGTCCAACTGGTAAAGCCAGTAACAGCTCCAGTAGTAGCAAACGTGGCACTGTGACAGGGGGGGAGTACCGTACAACAAGCGGTGATACGCTCTCATCGATTGCTAGCCGTACCTTGCCAAGTAACACCTCGTTACGACAACACATGAATAGCATTTATGACGCAAACCCTGATGCTTTTATCGCGGGCAATATGAACCGTTTAAAAGCAGGGCAAGTCTTACGTGTTCCTGATTTTGATGGCACTTTAAAACCTGCGGAGGTCAATCGGGCTGTTGCATCTGCTGCAAGCACATCACGTCCAGCTGCTACACAAAAAAAGCCTGAAAAAGCCCCCGAGTCTGCTTTAAAAGCAGCGGCTGCACAGACGGGACCAAAATTAACGGATGAACCATCTGTTCGCATTGCAGGTTTAGAACAAGGTAATAACGCACAAGCTGGTAATCCCAGCAAAAGTGCTGAATTAGAGACGCTCAGAACCTCTCTTGCAAGAGTAGAAGAAGAAAATTTGCGTTTAAGCAATGAAAATAAGACGCTAAAAGAAGATTTACAAAAAAATAATGACTTAATTGTTACGATGAAAAAGCAATTAGATGAGTTAAACACCCTCATTAAATTGCAAAATGAACAGCTAGCAACATTACAAACCCAACTGAGTCAACCTGTTAAACCTGTGGACTCTGCTGCTGCAACAACATCAGCAGGAACATTGCCAACAGTAAAAACGACAACGACAGCAACAACAACTGTTGAACCTACGAATACTACGGCAACTACAAGCCCAACAGAAGTAAACCCCACAACGCCAACCAGTAATTTACCAGTAGAAACAACAGTGAATAAACCAACTGTTGCAACCCCTGTTGATAGCTCAACCTTACAAGCAGGGACACAACCCACTGGAACATTACCAACAGAAACAACGGTTACAGCCAAGCCAACAGAAACAACGACTATCGTACCGAACGATACAACGGCAACCACCGCTACACCTGATAATACCGCCACAACAACACCAACGACTGAACCAGTAACAAATACACCCACCGCAGAAGCAGGGGCAGACGCTAACAAAACAGCAGAGACAACCTCAACAGCTGAAACAGCAACAACACCTAGCACTGCGACAGATGAAGCGGTTGAGCCTACAGGCATATTAGATATTGTAGAAGAAACAATACCTGGCGGTTTAATGACTTTAGGTGGGATTGGTGGCGGATTATTGTTATTAGGTGGTGGCGCGTTCTTATTATCTCGTCGTCGGAAAGCCAAAGAACAAGAAGAAGAGGATATTCGCCAAGAGTTAGAGCGTCTCAAAGCGGAAGAGCAAGATAATACAGATGATACTGAAACGCTTACAACCGCAAAAGCGGCTGATGATGCTGTTGAGGAAGATATCTCTGCATTAATGCAACAAATCTCCAATGAAGATAGTACATCAGGCGTTTTAAATGATGAACTATTTGAAGAAGTTGATGTCTATATCGCTTATGAACGCTACGATCAAGCAGAAGACTTATTACGTAATGCCCTAGCTGAAGACCCCACTCAGCAAGAATACCGCATGAAATTATTAGAAGTCTTAACCGCAGCGAAGAAAGTCGATGCCTTTGAGACCGAAGCAAGAATATTGCATGATGCGACTGGTGGTAAAGGGGTTTTATGGGAAAGAACCCAAGCATTGTGGCAAGATTTGGATACAAACCGTGAGCTTTTTGCGGATAGTCCTGCTTCTACAAGTAAAGCTGGCGTTGCCGCCGCTGCAATTGGTGGTGCTGCGCTAGGCGCGGGATTAATGGCGACATCAGGAAACGATGACGACCTCGATTTCGATTTAGACATGGGTGCAGACGACACAGCCAGTTTAGACACAGGCAGTGACGACCTCGATTTAGACATGGGTAACGATGACCTTAGTTTAGACATGGGCGCAGACGATACCGCCAGTTTAGATATGGGTAACGATGACCTTAGCCTAGACATGAGTGGTGATGAGCTTAACAGTTTATCACTAGATGATGATACTCAACTGTCTCTTGGCAATGATGATTTAGAAATGGATGCAGGAAATTTCTCTTTAGATAACGATTTAGGACTGGACAGTACAGATTTAAACAGTGATTTAGGCGATTTAGATCTAGAGTCTGATGATATTGGAGATAAATTTAACCTCGCACAAATGTATCGAGATATGGAAGACAATGATACTGCACGTAATATCCTCTCTGAAATTCTTGCGGAAGGTAATGCCGAGCAGAAACAAAAAGCACAAACAATGATGGAAGAAATCAGTTAG
- a CDS encoding Rpn family recombination-promoting nuclease/putative transposase, producing the protein MTDKSLGTFINPFTDFGFKKIFGSEESKPLLISFLNDLLPIKHKIVSLEFKNIEKLGMLEEDRRAIFDIYCRDEKNQEFIVELQRAKQEHFQDRATYYASFLIQDQAKKGKWDFELTPIYFIGILDFSLASFPDERYLHFGQITDIYSKEVMFKKLNFIYIEMAKFKKQESELANHLEWWLYFLRELVTFDDMPREFQGDIIEEAFALAKLANMSYEDRHAYELSLKYYRDFINVLDTAKQEGIEIGLEKGIEIGIEQGVKKGIEQGVKQGIEQGIEQERMKVAQERIKVAIALKKNNVPLELIMVATGLTHEEIERLE; encoded by the coding sequence ATGACCGACAAATCCCTAGGCACATTCATCAACCCCTTCACCGATTTTGGCTTTAAAAAAATCTTCGGTAGTGAAGAAAGTAAACCCCTACTCATCAGCTTTCTTAATGATTTATTACCGATAAAACACAAAATTGTCAGCTTAGAGTTTAAAAATATCGAAAAGCTCGGCATGTTAGAAGAAGACCGACGTGCCATCTTTGATATTTATTGTCGGGATGAAAAAAATCAGGAATTCATTGTTGAATTACAACGTGCAAAACAAGAACACTTTCAAGACCGCGCCACTTACTACGCCAGTTTCTTAATTCAAGACCAAGCCAAAAAAGGCAAATGGGACTTTGAATTAACCCCGATTTATTTCATTGGGATTTTAGACTTCTCCTTAGCCAGCTTTCCCGATGAGCGTTACTTACATTTCGGACAAATTACCGATATTTACAGCAAAGAAGTGATGTTTAAGAAATTGAACTTCATTTACATAGAAATGGCGAAATTCAAAAAGCAAGAATCCGAATTAGCGAACCATTTAGAATGGTGGTTATATTTCCTGCGTGAATTAGTAACGTTTGACGATATGCCGAGAGAATTTCAAGGAGATATTATTGAAGAAGCCTTTGCGTTAGCCAAATTAGCCAACATGAGTTATGAAGACCGCCATGCGTATGAATTGAGTTTGAAATACTACCGCGATTTCATCAATGTGCTTGATACGGCTAAACAGGAAGGAATTGAGATAGGTCTGGAGAAGGGCATTGAGATTGGGATTGAGCAAGGTGTTAAAAAAGGGATTGAGCAAGGGGTTAAGCAAGGCATCGAACAAGGGATTGAACAAGAAAGAATGAAAGTCGCACAAGAAAGAATAAAAGTCGCAATCGCATTGAAGAAAAACAATGTGCCTCTTGAGCTTATTATGGTTGCAACGGGATTAACACACGAAGAAATTGAGCGATTAGAGTAA
- a CDS encoding cold-shock protein, with translation MQRTRFYILMLFGLLLMQVGYAEEAVSATTTKSVNLNNAANSEIQQIGTVKWFDKQSGFGFIIPDAGGEEIFVHFSNIIPSEPNGRRSLSQGQRVAYTTTIVNNEQHLVSVTPLAQ, from the coding sequence ATGCAAAGAACCCGTTTTTATATATTGATGTTATTCGGATTATTATTAATGCAGGTAGGATATGCAGAGGAAGCCGTTTCAGCCACTACAACAAAGTCAGTCAACCTGAATAATGCGGCAAACTCAGAAATTCAGCAGATAGGGACAGTAAAATGGTTTGATAAACAAAGCGGTTTTGGTTTTATCATTCCTGATGCAGGGGGAGAAGAAATTTTCGTACACTTTAGCAATATTATTCCCTCAGAACCAAATGGTCGTCGTTCTTTATCACAAGGACAACGTGTCGCTTACACGACAACAATTGTGAATAATGAACAGCATTTAGTGAGCGTAACTCCTTTAGCACAATAA
- a CDS encoding XdhC family protein, whose product MQTTELSVLSQVHHWLSTQQPVYLITVLKTWGSAPRPVGSLLAINAQGELIGSVSGGCVEGDILERVLQGEFKQVSRLRYGVTKEQSERFGLPCGGILELLLEPLQHVEQVAPAVQALKNRQLIQRNVDLRTGQITWKIPQKDSALSYDETHFSQVYGATWQLLIIGAAQASHYLASFALPLGYHVIICDPRVEYASSWQVEGTEFTQQMPDDAVLHYIKDARSAVVALTHDPKLDDMALLEALNSPAFYVGALGSKQSTEARRSRLQELGITPQALEKLHAPVGLPIGSRTPPEIAIAILAEMMAIRANLLNQAQGKIQLLRQCVAA is encoded by the coding sequence ATGCAAACCACAGAATTATCCGTTTTATCACAAGTGCATCATTGGTTATCCACACAGCAACCCGTGTATTTAATAACAGTTTTAAAAACATGGGGTTCTGCACCTCGTCCTGTAGGGTCGTTACTGGCGATTAATGCACAGGGGGAATTAATCGGCTCAGTTTCGGGCGGATGCGTAGAAGGTGATATTTTAGAACGGGTTTTACAGGGAGAATTTAAACAAGTCAGCCGTTTACGCTATGGCGTGACGAAAGAACAAAGCGAACGATTTGGCTTACCCTGTGGGGGCATTTTAGAACTATTATTAGAGCCGTTACAGCATGTTGAACAAGTTGCGCCCGCCGTGCAGGCTTTAAAAAATCGACAGTTAATTCAACGCAATGTTGATTTACGCACAGGGCAAATAACGTGGAAAATCCCGCAAAAAGACAGTGCTTTAAGTTATGATGAAACGCATTTTAGCCAAGTTTACGGCGCGACTTGGCAATTATTAATTATTGGCGCGGCGCAGGCTTCGCATTATTTAGCCTCATTCGCGCTACCGTTGGGCTATCACGTTATTATCTGTGACCCACGGGTTGAGTATGCAAGCAGTTGGCAAGTAGAAGGAACAGAATTCACCCAGCAAATGCCTGATGATGCAGTACTGCACTATATTAAAGATGCTCGTAGTGCAGTGGTAGCGTTGACACATGACCCTAAATTAGACGATATGGCACTGTTAGAAGCGTTAAACTCACCCGCTTTTTATGTCGGTGCGTTAGGGTCTAAGCAAAGCACAGAAGCCCGACGCAGTCGTTTACAAGAATTAGGGATTACTCCCCAAGCCCTTGAGAAATTGCACGCGCCTGTTGGTTTACCGATTGGCAGTCGCACCCCGCCTGAAATTGCCATTGCGATTTTGGCAGAGATGATGGCAATACGGGCGAATTTATTGAACCAAGCGCAAGGCAAAATTCAATTGTTGCGTCAATGTGTGGCAGCTTAA
- a CDS encoding transposase: MKKQNKKSPYTSSLTDAEWAVVEPLLNALLPKKKLTCPHKWGYRLLFDAMLYQLKNGCHWGDLPKDFPPYSTVYWHYKQWRASGVIDKLMIGLHENARTQSKKTLNIQA, translated from the coding sequence ATGAAAAAACAAAACAAAAAGAGTCCTTACACAAGTAGCCTAACAGATGCAGAATGGGCAGTGGTTGAACCCCTCTTAAATGCGTTATTGCCCAAAAAAAAGCTTACCTGTCCGCATAAATGGGGCTATCGCCTGCTATTTGATGCAATGCTTTATCAGCTCAAAAATGGCTGCCATTGGGGCGACCTTCCTAAAGACTTCCCTCCCTATTCAACGGTTTATTGGCATTATAAACAATGGCGGGCTTCGGGAGTTATCGATAAATTGATGATAGGCTTACATGAAAATGCCCGCACGCAATCAAAAAAAACGCTCAATATACAAGCCTAA
- the hslU gene encoding ATP-dependent protease ATPase subunit HslU, with translation MSELTPRQIVSELDKHIIGQDAAKRAVAIALRNRWRRMQVSEHLRAEITPKNILMIGPTGVGKTEIARRLAKLAKAPFIKIEATKFTEVGYVGRDVESMIRDLVDISIKMAREEAVQKIRPQAMDAAEERILDVLLPPARHTQEDNTEESSTRQKFRKMLREGKLNDKDVEIEVSESRIGVEIMAPPGMEEMSNQLQSMFQNLSGGRTRSRKLRVKDALKLLQEEEANKLINEDDLKLQAIERVEQSGIVFLDEIDKITRRGEVSGADVSREGVQRDLLPLVEGCTVSTKYGMVKTDHILFIASGAFHLSKPSDLIPELQGRLPIRVELNALSVSDFTRILTEPNASLTEQYIELLKTEGVTLNFTDDAIQRIAEMAWQVNERTENIGARRLHTVMECLLEDLSFEAADANQARVVIDAQYVDKQLGELVKNEDLSQYIL, from the coding sequence ATGAGTGAATTAACGCCAAGACAGATTGTGAGCGAGTTGGACAAACATATCATTGGGCAGGATGCCGCAAAGCGAGCTGTTGCGATTGCTTTGCGTAACCGTTGGCGGCGGATGCAGGTCAGTGAACATTTACGGGCAGAAATCACCCCTAAAAATATTTTGATGATAGGGCCAACAGGGGTTGGAAAAACAGAAATTGCTCGACGTTTAGCGAAGTTAGCAAAAGCTCCTTTTATTAAGATAGAAGCAACTAAGTTTACCGAAGTCGGCTATGTTGGGCGTGATGTTGAATCGATGATTCGTGATTTAGTCGATATTTCGATAAAAATGGCGCGTGAAGAAGCTGTGCAGAAAATTCGCCCGCAAGCAATGGACGCTGCTGAAGAGCGTATTTTAGATGTGTTATTACCGCCTGCACGTCACACACAGGAAGACAACACCGAGGAGTCTTCAACACGGCAAAAGTTTCGCAAAATGTTGCGTGAGGGTAAGTTAAACGATAAAGATGTTGAAATTGAGGTGAGCGAATCCCGTATCGGTGTAGAAATTATGGCACCACCAGGTATGGAAGAGATGAGCAATCAATTGCAAAGTATGTTTCAAAATTTGTCAGGTGGTCGCACTCGTAGCCGTAAATTGCGCGTTAAAGATGCACTGAAACTGTTGCAAGAAGAAGAAGCCAATAAGTTAATTAATGAGGATGATTTAAAATTACAAGCCATTGAGCGTGTAGAACAAAGTGGCATTGTTTTTTTAGACGAAATTGACAAAATCACGCGCCGTGGAGAAGTCAGCGGGGCAGATGTTTCACGCGAAGGCGTGCAACGGGATTTATTGCCCTTAGTAGAAGGTTGCACCGTTTCCACCAAATACGGCATGGTGAAAACAGACCATATTTTATTTATCGCTTCAGGTGCGTTTCATCTCTCTAAACCTTCTGATTTAATTCCAGAATTACAAGGGCGTTTACCTATTCGCGTTGAGTTAAATGCGTTAAGCGTCAGCGATTTTACCCGTATTTTAACCGAGCCAAATGCGTCCTTAACGGAGCAATATATTGAGTTGTTAAAAACAGAAGGGGTAACGCTGAATTTTACGGATGATGCTATTCAGCGTATTGCTGAAATGGCGTGGCAAGTGAATGAACGCACGGAAAATATTGGTGCACGTCGCTTGCATACTGTCATGGAATGTTTATTAGAAGATTTATCGTTTGAAGCAGCGGATGCGAATCAGGCGCGAGTCGTTATTGATGCGCAATATGTGGATAAACAATTGGGTGAACTCGTAAAAAATGAAGATTTAAGTCAGTATATTCTTTAA